From a single Aquincola tertiaricarbonis genomic region:
- a CDS encoding type II toxin-antitoxin system HipA family toxin → MGRLSHHRTLGLWMNGERVGRWTLAPSAPDLLQYDPAWLQSEAGRPLSLSLPFLPGNAPHRGPAVRAYFENLLPDSRDIRERLARRFGVGSTSAFDLLAEIGRDCVGALEILPDDQSSNGVAPVKAEPLTEAQVAQLLRSATTPQALGRGTDDEDFRISIAGAQEKTALLWHGGQWCLPRGSTPTSHILKLPLGLVGGMRLDLRDSVENEWLCALILKAFGLPVATCHPLQFEDVKVLGIERFDRSWRSPPRGAQRLLRLPQEDLCQATGVPPEAKYEADGGPGMDRILGVLDGSTERAQDRRHFFQAQLLFWMLCATDGHAKNFSLFLRPGGRYQLTPLYDVLSAYPVLGDGPARISAHRARMAMAVRSKNAHWRMRDIHRRHWVALGMRHGITTEDGRGVEALIDELVARTPAVIAAVQGQLPAWFPQRVAASIFSGLAGAARRLGAAA, encoded by the coding sequence ATGGGCCGTCTGTCGCACCACCGCACGCTGGGGCTCTGGATGAACGGGGAGCGTGTCGGCCGCTGGACCCTGGCGCCCAGTGCCCCCGACCTGCTGCAGTACGACCCGGCCTGGCTGCAGTCCGAAGCCGGGCGCCCACTGTCGCTGTCCCTGCCCTTTCTGCCCGGCAACGCACCCCACCGCGGCCCAGCGGTGCGCGCGTACTTCGAGAACCTGCTGCCCGACAGCCGCGACATCCGCGAGCGCCTGGCGCGCCGCTTCGGCGTCGGCTCCACCTCGGCTTTCGACCTGCTGGCCGAGATCGGCCGCGACTGCGTGGGTGCGCTGGAGATCCTGCCCGACGACCAGAGCTCCAACGGCGTGGCACCCGTGAAAGCCGAACCGCTGACCGAAGCCCAGGTGGCCCAGCTGCTGCGCAGCGCCACCACGCCGCAGGCCCTGGGCCGCGGCACCGACGACGAGGACTTCCGCATCTCCATCGCCGGCGCCCAGGAAAAAACCGCGCTGCTGTGGCACGGCGGCCAGTGGTGCCTGCCCCGCGGCAGCACGCCCACCAGCCACATCCTGAAGCTGCCGCTGGGGCTGGTGGGCGGCATGCGGCTCGATCTGCGCGACTCGGTGGAGAACGAGTGGCTGTGCGCGCTCATCCTGAAGGCCTTCGGCCTGCCGGTGGCCACCTGCCACCCGCTGCAGTTCGAGGACGTGAAGGTGCTGGGCATCGAGCGCTTTGATCGCAGTTGGAGGTCGCCACCCCGGGGCGCGCAGCGCCTGCTGCGCCTGCCCCAGGAAGACCTGTGCCAGGCCACTGGCGTGCCGCCGGAAGCCAAATACGAGGCCGACGGCGGACCGGGGATGGACCGCATCCTGGGCGTGCTGGATGGCTCGACCGAACGGGCGCAGGACAGGCGCCACTTCTTCCAGGCGCAGCTGTTGTTCTGGATGCTGTGCGCCACCGATGGCCATGCCAAGAACTTCAGCCTCTTCCTGCGGCCTGGTGGCCGCTACCAGCTGACGCCGCTGTACGACGTGCTGTCGGCCTACCCGGTGCTGGGCGATGGGCCCGCCCGCATCTCAGCCCACCGGGCACGCATGGCCATGGCCGTGCGCTCGAAGAACGCCCACTGGCGCATGCGCGACATCCACCGCCGGCACTGGGTGGCGCTAGGCATGCGCCACGGCATCACCACCGAAGACGGGCGGGGCGTGGAGGCGCTGATCGACGAGCTGGTGGCCCGCACCCCGGCCGTCATCGCCGCGGTGCAGGGGCAGTTGCCGGCGTGGTTCCCGCAGCGGGTGGCCGCCAGCATCTTCAGCGGGCTGGCGGGGGCTGCAAGACGCCTGGGCGCTGCAGCTTGA
- a CDS encoding helix-turn-helix domain-containing protein, with product MQKFHLRTADQLPALLQAFRKQAGLTQREVALRLGVTQQTYSALERNADTVGAARLLKLLHILGVEWVLTQPDPDAEAPLSVAETPPW from the coding sequence ATGCAGAAGTTTCACCTTCGCACGGCCGACCAGCTGCCCGCGCTGCTGCAGGCCTTTCGCAAGCAGGCAGGCCTCACGCAGCGTGAGGTGGCGCTGCGCCTGGGCGTCACGCAGCAAACGTACTCGGCGCTGGAACGCAATGCCGACACCGTGGGCGCCGCCCGGCTGCTGAAGCTGCTGCACATCCTGGGCGTGGAATGGGTGCTGACCCAGCCCGACCCAGACGCCGAGGCACCACTGTCGGTGGCCGAGACGCCTCCCTGGTAG
- a CDS encoding D-amino acid dehydrogenase, which translates to MAGYHHKGSQPMKVLVLGSGVIGVSVAYYLAKAGHEVTVLDRQPAPALETSFANAGEVSPGYSAPWAGPGVPIKAIKWMLMQHSPLVIKPMLDPAMWRWGAQMLRNCTEERYRINKARMVRLAEYSRDCLKQLRADTGIVYDERTQGTLQLFRTQKQLDGADKDVEILQQYQVPYQLLDRAGYLQYEPALKDVADKFVGALRLPGDETGDCFLFTQRLAELARGLGVTFEFGVSVQAIEHAANQVTGVQTSRGRFTADRYVLAMGSYSPLIAKPLGLQLPVYPVKGFSITVPITDAALSPESTIMDETHKVAVTRLGSRIRVGGTAQLSGYNLDLEAGRRRTLEFVLTDLFPRGSDVAKAEFWTGLRPMTPDGTPILGACRYQNLMLSTGHGTLGWTMAAGTGRVLADLVSGKNPEIDMEGMGLDRYA; encoded by the coding sequence ATGGCCGGCTACCACCATAAAGGTTCGCAACCCATGAAGGTCCTGGTCCTCGGAAGCGGTGTCATCGGCGTGTCGGTGGCCTACTACCTGGCCAAGGCCGGGCATGAAGTCACGGTGCTCGACCGCCAGCCGGCCCCCGCGCTGGAAACCAGCTTTGCCAATGCCGGCGAGGTGTCGCCCGGCTACTCGGCCCCCTGGGCCGGCCCCGGCGTGCCCATCAAGGCCATCAAGTGGATGCTGATGCAGCACAGCCCGCTGGTCATCAAGCCCATGCTGGACCCGGCCATGTGGCGCTGGGGCGCGCAGATGCTGCGCAACTGCACCGAAGAACGCTACCGCATCAACAAGGCGCGCATGGTGCGGCTGGCCGAGTACAGCCGCGACTGCCTGAAGCAGCTGCGCGCCGACACCGGCATCGTCTACGACGAGCGCACGCAGGGCACGCTGCAGCTGTTCCGCACCCAGAAGCAGCTGGACGGCGCCGACAAGGACGTGGAGATCCTGCAGCAGTACCAGGTGCCCTACCAGCTGCTGGACCGCGCCGGCTACCTGCAGTACGAACCGGCGTTGAAGGACGTGGCCGACAAGTTCGTCGGCGCCCTGCGCCTGCCGGGCGACGAGACCGGCGACTGCTTCCTGTTCACGCAGCGGCTGGCCGAGCTGGCACGTGGCTTGGGCGTGACCTTCGAGTTCGGCGTCAGCGTACAGGCCATCGAGCATGCGGCCAATCAAGTGACGGGCGTGCAGACCAGCCGCGGCCGCTTCACCGCCGACCGTTATGTGCTGGCCATGGGCAGCTATTCGCCGCTGATCGCCAAGCCGCTGGGGCTGCAGCTGCCGGTGTACCCGGTCAAGGGCTTCTCGATCACCGTGCCCATCACCGATGCGGCGCTGTCGCCCGAGTCCACCATCATGGACGAGACGCACAAGGTGGCCGTCACCCGGCTGGGCAGCCGCATCCGCGTGGGCGGCACGGCGCAGCTGTCGGGCTACAACCTCGACCTGGAAGCCGGCCGCCGCCGCACGCTGGAATTCGTGCTGACCGACCTGTTCCCGCGTGGCAGCGACGTGGCCAAGGCCGAGTTCTGGACCGGCCTGCGCCCGATGACGCCGGACGGCACGCCCATCCTGGGCGCCTGCCGCTACCAGAACCTGATGCTGAGCACCGGCCACGGTACCCTCGGCTGGACCATGGCCGCCGGCACTGGCCGCGTGCTGGCCGACCTGGTGAGCGGCAAGAACCCCGAGATCGACATGGAAGGCATGGGCCTGGACCGCTATGCATGA
- a CDS encoding sensor histidine kinase translates to MRQLVARAAARLFALWCVLLPALALAQQDRASDPAFWEEPCHAQAKATRFEDLRQENFTRYEGVLAQGYGACAIWVRLRLAPAPGSTVLRILPTYLDEIALHDPLLAQVLVRGDRHPPEAGTRDRAIRFTVPGGQAPRHVWLRLSTSSTRLLSVQALSPEDAQAKERRADWVQGAFLLLLGAPLPWAVLQWFHLRDRVMAVFAVKQASTFSWAFLLLGYGPAVLGAALSAPAIDRLTSVLVVGVVTASIWFELTLLAGYQVPRWGMHVLRGLAALLPLLVVMQFVGHASAALQANIVIAWLLILLACVLFMLARRRPPDQPLAVTLPPQVLAVYSTLNFVALSSAAALQLGLLQGGPLTMYALFVHGLQSSLVMMVLLNVRAGMQARAVGALAAAQARAEQERLHREEQERLVGMLVHEMRTPLATVRMLLGEGPPSPQQFNSMQRSLADMNGLLERCAQASQLDGEGLQPQWTECDLWQTLLELASARLDTQRLALSYADRSAPGSATVRADPQWLRIILGNLIDNACKYSPADSTVQVSLTPQDDSQDPAHPRAGFAVDVANLPGAAGWPDAAQLFTKYYRHPFARRSTGSGLGLYLVAGLVQRLQGHIRYQPTPEQIRFRLWLPA, encoded by the coding sequence ATGCGCCAGCTCGTGGCACGGGCGGCGGCGCGGCTCTTCGCGCTCTGGTGCGTGCTGCTGCCTGCGCTGGCGCTGGCCCAGCAAGACCGCGCCTCCGACCCGGCGTTCTGGGAAGAGCCCTGCCACGCACAGGCCAAGGCCACCCGCTTCGAAGACCTGCGGCAAGAGAACTTCACTCGCTACGAGGGGGTACTGGCGCAGGGTTATGGCGCCTGCGCCATCTGGGTGCGGCTGCGGCTGGCACCGGCCCCGGGGTCGACCGTGCTGCGCATCCTGCCCACCTACCTCGACGAGATCGCCTTGCACGATCCGCTGCTGGCGCAGGTGCTGGTACGGGGTGACCGCCACCCCCCTGAGGCCGGCACCCGTGACCGCGCCATCCGCTTCACCGTGCCCGGTGGCCAGGCGCCCCGCCATGTCTGGCTGCGCCTGTCCACCAGCAGCACGCGGCTGCTGAGCGTGCAGGCGCTGTCGCCTGAAGACGCGCAGGCGAAAGAACGGCGCGCCGACTGGGTGCAGGGGGCGTTTCTGCTGCTGCTGGGCGCCCCGCTGCCATGGGCCGTGCTGCAGTGGTTTCACCTGCGCGACCGCGTGATGGCGGTGTTCGCGGTCAAGCAGGCCTCCACGTTCTCGTGGGCGTTCCTGCTGCTGGGGTACGGGCCCGCCGTGTTGGGAGCGGCGCTGTCCGCACCGGCCATCGACCGCCTCACCTCGGTGCTCGTGGTGGGGGTGGTCACGGCCTCGATCTGGTTCGAGCTCACGCTGCTGGCCGGCTACCAGGTGCCGCGCTGGGGCATGCACGTTCTGCGGGGGCTGGCGGCATTGCTTCCACTGCTGGTGGTGATGCAGTTCGTCGGCCACGCCTCGGCCGCCCTGCAGGCCAACATCGTCATTGCCTGGCTGCTGATCCTGCTGGCCTGCGTGCTCTTCATGCTGGCGCGCCGACGCCCGCCGGACCAGCCCCTGGCCGTGACCCTGCCACCGCAGGTGCTGGCGGTGTACAGCACGCTGAACTTTGTCGCGCTTTCGTCGGCCGCAGCGCTGCAACTGGGCCTGCTCCAGGGGGGGCCGCTGACCATGTATGCGCTGTTCGTGCACGGCTTGCAGTCCAGCCTGGTCATGATGGTGCTGCTCAATGTGCGTGCCGGCATGCAGGCGCGCGCGGTCGGCGCGCTGGCGGCGGCCCAGGCGCGGGCAGAGCAGGAGCGGCTGCACCGCGAGGAACAGGAGCGCCTGGTCGGCATGCTGGTGCACGAGATGCGCACGCCGCTGGCCACCGTGCGCATGCTGCTGGGCGAAGGCCCGCCTTCACCCCAGCAGTTCAACAGCATGCAGCGCTCGCTGGCCGACATGAACGGCTTGCTGGAACGTTGCGCACAGGCCAGCCAACTCGACGGTGAAGGCCTGCAGCCGCAATGGACCGAGTGCGATCTGTGGCAGACGCTGCTGGAGCTGGCCAGCGCCCGGCTGGACACCCAGCGGCTTGCGCTGTCGTACGCCGACAGGTCTGCGCCCGGCTCAGCGACGGTACGCGCCGACCCGCAATGGCTGCGCATCATCCTGGGCAACCTGATCGACAACGCCTGCAAGTACAGCCCTGCCGACAGCACCGTGCAGGTGTCCCTGACCCCGCAGGACGACTCGCAGGACCCGGCCCATCCACGGGCCGGATTTGCCGTGGACGTGGCCAACCTGCCAGGCGCCGCCGGCTGGCCCGATGCGGCACAGCTTTTCACCAAGTACTACCGCCACCCCTTCGCGCGCCGCAGCACCGGCTCGGGCCTGGGGCTGTACCTCGTGGCGGGCCTGGTGCAGCGGCTGCAAGGCCACATCCGCTACCAACCCACGCCGGAGCAGATCCGGTTCCGCCTGTGGCTGCCGGCCTGA
- a CDS encoding response regulator transcription factor, with protein sequence MAAGLSDHDAAPLGAGTQGQAGAVPLRIVVVEDHDLLREATVAMLNGHGHRAVGVVCAEDVDTLLLATLPDLYVIDVGLPGEDGFVLARRLRAARPSVGIVMTTARTRIGDRVTGYGSGADIYLPKPVDPDELLAAVLALGHRLRPAAPDADGLRLDVRQQRLQGANTAVALTRAETTLLAALAQAETQTLSRWQVATHMGLDNRLDERATLDVRISQLRHKLHDAGAARPALQAVRGHGYRLCVPLTITG encoded by the coding sequence GTGGCTGCCGGCCTGAGTGACCATGACGCTGCGCCGCTGGGCGCAGGCACCCAAGGCCAGGCCGGCGCCGTCCCGCTGCGCATCGTCGTCGTCGAAGATCACGATCTGCTGCGAGAAGCCACGGTGGCCATGCTCAATGGCCATGGCCACCGAGCGGTGGGCGTTGTCTGCGCCGAGGACGTGGACACCCTGTTGCTGGCCACCCTGCCCGACCTGTACGTGATCGATGTGGGGCTGCCGGGCGAAGACGGTTTTGTGCTGGCCCGGCGCCTGCGCGCAGCGCGCCCGTCGGTCGGCATCGTCATGACCACGGCCCGCACCCGGATCGGCGACCGCGTCACCGGTTATGGCAGCGGGGCCGACATCTACCTGCCCAAACCCGTGGACCCGGACGAACTGCTGGCCGCCGTGCTGGCGCTGGGACATCGCTTGCGCCCCGCGGCGCCCGATGCCGACGGCTTGCGGCTCGATGTGCGCCAGCAACGCCTCCAGGGAGCCAACACGGCCGTCGCGCTCACGCGGGCCGAGACCACCTTGCTGGCGGCGCTGGCCCAGGCCGAGACGCAGACCCTCAGTCGCTGGCAGGTTGCGACACACATGGGCCTGGACAACCGCCTCGACGAGCGCGCCACACTCGATGTGCGCATCAGCCAGCTGCGGCACAAGCTGCATGACGCCGGTGCCGCGCGGCCGGCACTGCAGGCCGTGCGCGGGCACGGATACCGGCTTTGCGTGCCGCTGACCATCACCGGATGA
- a CDS encoding ShlB/FhaC/HecB family hemolysin secretion/activation protein codes for MTAPLHRRCAGLIVALLAACLPVDATRAQTPPDAGALRQQIEGQVRPALPPSADPLPTAPPKPLQLPEGVTLSAKAFRFTGNTLLADAQLQPVVRGWLNRPIGFADLQQATQAVATTYRNAGWIVHAYLPTQDVTEGTITIHVAEAVFAGAQLEGEPPSRIDPAMALRIVEAQQPTGAPLNANALDRALLLVDDLPGVSATAALAPGAQDNQTALALRLRDGPLLEAEAGIDNHGARSTGSRRVTLAATLHSPLRLGDRLRLDLLHGSGTDYGRLGWSLPVGSDGWRLGAHASQLRYDVVAREFAALHAEGASTSVGVDASYPLLRSRLRNLYLTAAADDKRFRNRANGATQSRYGVRSLRLGLTGNLYDTLGGGGANSYGITWTRGRVDQGQREAGEDPATGGRYGKLHYAAAREQTFTPALSLLASVSGQFGSRHLDSSERFYLGGPGGVRAYPVNEGSGNQGQLATAELRWRVHPDVAISGFYDWGRATGHAAVASASTRLQGYGASVAWSGPQDTVLKLTWARRDGHNPSANAITGRDQDGSLQRNRVWLQASLRF; via the coding sequence TTGACCGCACCATTGCACCGGCGTTGTGCCGGCCTGATCGTCGCGCTGCTCGCAGCGTGCCTGCCGGTTGACGCCACGCGCGCCCAGACCCCGCCCGACGCAGGCGCCTTGCGCCAGCAGATCGAAGGCCAGGTGCGTCCGGCGCTGCCCCCCAGTGCCGACCCGCTGCCGACTGCGCCGCCCAAGCCCCTGCAACTGCCGGAGGGCGTCACCCTCAGCGCCAAGGCATTCCGCTTCACCGGCAACACCCTGCTGGCTGACGCGCAGCTGCAACCCGTGGTGCGGGGCTGGCTGAACCGCCCCATCGGCTTTGCCGACCTGCAGCAAGCCACGCAGGCGGTGGCCACCACTTACCGCAACGCGGGCTGGATCGTGCACGCCTACCTGCCCACGCAGGACGTGACCGAAGGCACCATCACCATCCACGTCGCCGAAGCGGTGTTCGCCGGCGCGCAGCTCGAAGGTGAGCCCCCCAGCCGCATCGATCCGGCCATGGCGCTGCGCATCGTCGAAGCGCAGCAGCCCACGGGCGCGCCCCTCAACGCCAACGCGCTGGACCGCGCACTGCTGCTGGTCGACGACCTGCCCGGCGTGTCGGCCACGGCAGCACTGGCACCCGGCGCACAGGACAACCAGACCGCCCTGGCGCTGCGCCTGCGTGACGGGCCGTTGCTCGAGGCCGAGGCCGGCATCGACAACCACGGTGCCCGCAGCACAGGCAGCCGCCGCGTCACGCTGGCCGCCACGCTGCACAGCCCCCTGCGCCTGGGCGACCGCCTGCGGCTCGATCTGCTGCACGGCAGCGGCACGGACTATGGCCGCCTGGGCTGGAGCCTGCCGGTGGGCAGCGATGGCTGGCGCCTCGGTGCCCATGCCTCACAACTGCGGTATGACGTGGTGGCGCGCGAATTCGCCGCCCTGCATGCCGAGGGCGCTTCCACCAGCGTGGGTGTGGATGCCAGTTACCCGCTGCTGCGTTCGCGCTTGCGCAACCTCTACCTCACCGCGGCTGCCGACGACAAGCGCTTCCGCAACCGGGCCAATGGCGCCACCCAGTCGCGCTACGGCGTGCGCAGCCTGCGGCTCGGCCTGACCGGCAACCTGTACGACACGCTGGGCGGCGGGGGAGCCAACAGCTATGGAATCACCTGGACACGCGGCCGGGTGGATCAGGGGCAGCGGGAGGCGGGTGAAGACCCCGCCACCGGCGGCCGCTACGGCAAGCTGCACTACGCCGCAGCACGTGAGCAGACGTTCACGCCCGCGTTGTCGCTGCTGGCGTCGGTGAGCGGGCAGTTCGGCAGCCGCCACCTCGACTCCTCGGAACGCTTCTACCTCGGCGGTCCTGGCGGTGTGCGCGCCTACCCGGTGAACGAAGGCAGTGGCAACCAGGGCCAGCTGGCCACCGCCGAATTGCGCTGGCGGGTCCACCCCGATGTGGCGATCAGCGGCTTCTACGACTGGGGTCGGGCCACCGGCCATGCCGCCGTGGCCAGCGCCAGCACCCGCCTCCAGGGCTACGGCGCCTCCGTCGCCTGGAGCGGCCCGCAGGACACCGTGCTCAAGCTCACCTGGGCGCGGCGTGACGGGCACAACCCCAGCGCCAACGCCATCACCGGCCGCGACCAGGACGGCAGCCTGCAGCGCAACCGCGTGTGGCTGCAGGCCAGCCTTCGCTTCTAG
- the alr gene encoding alanine racemase translates to MHDRPALPAASRAQVNAGAWLDVDLAAIVHNWRLLKQQAHGRADCAAVVKADAYGLGAAPVTTALYAAGCRRFFVAHLDEGITLRPLLPADATLFVMHGLLPGSELEAVTHDLVPVLNSLAQVRAWTTLARGLGRRLPAALQMDTGMARLGMPADEFNRLAADLHQLDGVDLQLVMSHLVSAEQAEAPTNAQQLQRFAAARARLPAAPASLANSSGVWLGAAYHHDLLRPGAALYGVAPMAGRPNPMRPVVRLRSKVLQLRHIAAGTGVGYGHAWTAQRPTLIATLATGYADGWLRSLSNRGAVRFNGQVLPLVGKVSMDTITVDATDLPPDALQEGSLLDLLDEQLTVDEVAAAAGTIGYEVLTSLGSRYARRYLGAEACTHSL, encoded by the coding sequence ATGCATGACCGCCCCGCCCTGCCCGCCGCCAGCCGCGCCCAGGTGAACGCCGGCGCCTGGCTGGACGTCGACCTGGCCGCCATCGTGCACAACTGGCGGCTGCTGAAGCAGCAGGCCCACGGCCGCGCTGACTGCGCGGCCGTTGTCAAGGCCGATGCCTACGGCCTGGGCGCCGCGCCAGTGACCACGGCGCTGTATGCCGCCGGCTGCCGCCGCTTCTTCGTCGCCCACCTGGACGAAGGCATCACGCTGCGGCCGCTGCTGCCGGCCGATGCCACGCTGTTCGTGATGCACGGCCTGCTGCCCGGCAGCGAGCTGGAAGCCGTGACCCATGACCTGGTGCCGGTGCTCAACAGCCTGGCCCAGGTGCGGGCCTGGACCACGCTGGCCCGTGGCCTGGGCCGCCGGCTGCCCGCCGCGCTGCAGATGGACACCGGCATGGCCCGGCTGGGCATGCCGGCCGATGAGTTCAACCGCCTGGCTGCCGACCTGCATCAGCTCGACGGCGTGGACCTGCAGCTGGTGATGAGCCACTTGGTGAGCGCCGAGCAGGCCGAGGCACCCACCAATGCCCAGCAGCTGCAGCGCTTTGCCGCCGCCCGCGCACGGCTGCCGGCCGCGCCGGCCAGCCTGGCCAATTCGTCGGGCGTGTGGCTGGGCGCCGCCTACCACCACGACCTGCTGCGCCCCGGCGCCGCGCTGTACGGCGTGGCGCCGATGGCCGGCCGGCCCAACCCGATGCGGCCGGTGGTGCGGCTGCGCAGCAAGGTGCTGCAGCTGCGCCACATTGCGGCCGGCACCGGCGTGGGCTACGGCCATGCGTGGACGGCGCAGCGCCCCACCCTCATCGCCACCCTGGCCACCGGCTACGCCGACGGCTGGCTGCGCAGCCTGAGCAACCGCGGTGCTGTGCGCTTCAACGGCCAGGTGCTGCCGTTGGTGGGCAAGGTGTCGATGGACACCATCACGGTGGATGCCACCGACCTGCCGCCGGATGCGCTGCAGGAGGGCAGCCTGCTCGACCTGCTGGACGAACAGCTGACGGTGGACGAGGTGGCCGCCGCCGCCGGCACCATCGGCTACGAGGTGCTGACCAGCCTGGGCAGCCGCTATGCGCGGCGGTACCTGGGCGCAGAGGCTTGCACGCACAGCCTTTGA